CGGTATCTGCCGAATGGCGATCTGCACTACCTGGGGCGGATCGACCAGCAGGTCAAGGTGCGCGGCTTTCGCATCGAGCTGGGCGAGATCGAGGCGGCGCTGGCGCAGCATCCGGCGATCCGCGAGGTGCTGGTGCTGGCGCGAGCGGATGGACAGGGCGAGCAGCGGCTGGTGGCGTATCTGGTGGGAGAACCGGGGAACACAGGAACACCGGAACAAACGAACCAAGAACACCGGGAGCACCAAGCACCCGAACCTCCAAACGCAGCACGCGAAACTCCAACCTCGCAACGTGGAACGGTGAACGTGGATCTCCGCAGCTTCCTGAAGACGACGCTGCCGGACTACATGGTGCCGAGCGCCTTTATCTGGCTCGACGCCTTTCCGCTGACCACCAACGGCAAGATCGACCGGCGCGCGCTACCGGAACCCGATCAGAGCCGCCCGGAGCTGGGCACGGCGCTGGTCGCGCCGCGCACGCCGACCGAGGAGGCGCTGGCGGCTGCCTGGGCGGAGGTACTGGGCATCGAGCGCGTCGGCGTGTACGACAACTTCTTCGGCCTGGGCGGCGACTCGATCCGTAGCCTTCAGGTCGTCGCTGCCGCCCGCGCCCGTGGCATCGGCATCACGATCCAGCAGATGTTCGAGCACCAGACGATCGCCGAGCTGGCCGAGATGATCACTCCCAACGCCCTCCCGTCGCCGCAGCTCGCGTCATTCGATCAGCTCAGTCCCGCCGACCGCGAGAAGCTGCCGCCGGATGTCGAGATCGCCTACCCGCTGGCGACGCTTCAGAGCGGCATGCTCTTTCACAGCGCTGCCAGTCCTGAGGCCGCGCTCTACCACGATTGCTTCAGCTTCCACCTGCGCGCGCCCTACGATCCGGCGGCGCTGCACAGCGCGCTCGATTCGCTGAGCGCGCGCCATGCGGTGCTGCGCACCTCGTTCGATCTGAGCCGCTTCGAGCAGCCGCTTCAGTTGGTCCACGCACACGCTGAGGTGCCGCTGACGATCGACGATCTGCGCGCGCTCGATCCTTCGGCGCAGGAGGCCGCACTGGCCGAGTGGCTGGCGGTCGAGCAGCACACGCCCTTCGATTGGACCCACGCGCCGCTGCTGCGCGTTGCGCTCCATCGCCGCACCGACGCGACCTTCCAGCTTACGCTCAGTTGCCACCACGCGGTGTTGGACGGCTGGAGCGTCGCGCTGCTGATCGGCGAGCTGTTTCAGCTTTACCGCGCCGCGCTGGGCCGCAGCGTACAATCGCTGCCAGCGCCCGGCCAGAGCTTCGCCGACTTCGTGGCGCTGGAGCAGCAGGCGCTCAACGATCCGGCGCAGCTCGACTACTGGCGCGCCCGGCTGGACGGCAGCACGCTCACGACCGTGCCGCGCTGGGGGCCACCGCAGCCGGAGGCGGAGCAGGCCGCCTCGCGGGCAGAGCTAGACATTCCGCCTGAGGTCGTGGACGGGCTACGGCGGCTGGCGCAGACGACCAATGTGCCGTTCAAGAGCGTGCTGCTCGCGGCGCATCTGCGCGTGCTGAGTCTGCTCGGCGACCAGACCGACATCGTGACCGGCCTTGTGATCAACGGGCGGCCTGAGACTGAGCGTAGCGACCGTACGCTCGGCATGTTCTTGAACACGATCCCGCTGCGGCTCAATCTCGCGGGCGGCACATGGTCCGATCTGGTCCGCGCGACCTTCGCCGCTGAGCGCGATGCGCTGCCCTATCGCCGCTATCCGCTGGCCCGGCTTCAGCAGCAGCTCGGCGGGCAGCCGCTCTTCGAGACGGCCTTCAACTTCGTTCACTTCCATGTGCTTCAGTCGCTGGAGGCGGATGATGCGATCGAGGGCATCGGCGGCACCGCGATAGCGCGCACGAACTTTCCGCTCGCCGCGCACTTCTCCCAGGACCCGGCGACAGGAGAGCTTCAGCTCGCGCTGGACTACGACCCGACGCTGCTGCGGTCAGCCCAGGTCGACGCCTACGGCGGCTATTACGCTCGCACCCTGGCGGCGATGGCCCGCGAGCCGCTGGCGCGCTACGAGACGATCGATCTGCTGACGGAGGCCGAGCGCCGCTACCTGCTGGTCGATTGGAGCACGACCGCCGCGCCCTCGCAGGAGCGCTGCGTCCACGAGCTGTTTGCCGCCCAGGCCGCGCAGACACCCGAAGCGACCGCCGTGGTCTTTGTCGATGGCGATGCGACCGAGCGGCTGAGCTACGCCGAGCTAGACCGGCGCGCCGATCGGCTGGCGCACGAGCTGCAAGCGCACGGCGTCAGGCCGGAGATGCGTATCGGCCTATATCTGGATCGATCGCCGGAGCTGATTGTCGCAATCCTGGGCGTGCTCAAGTCGGGCGGCGCGTACGTCCCGCTTGATCCGACCTACCCCGCCGAGCGGCTGCGGTTTATGCTCACCGATGCCGACGTTTCGATCGTGCTGACGCGGCAGCAGCTCACGCAGCAGCTTACGGAGCTTGATCCGGCTCGATCTCACGTGCTGTGCCTCGACGCCGACTGGCCGATGATCGAGGCCGCCGAAATGCGCGGCCCGGCAGCGCGAGTGCTGCCGGAGCAGCTCGCGTACATGATCTACACCTCCGGCTCGACGGGACAGCCCAAGGGCGTGCTCGTGCCGCACCGGGGCATCGGCAACCTGGCCCAGGCGCAGATCGCCGCCTTCGATGTCCGGCCCGACAGCCGGGTCTTGCAGTTTGCCGCGCTGAGCTTCGACGCGGCTGTCTCCGAGATCTGCATGGCGCTGCTGGCGGGCGCGGCCCTGTACCTCGCGCCGCGCGAGACGCTGCTGCCCGGCCCCGGCCTGCTCGATCTGATGGATCGGCACGCGATCGATGTCGTTACGCTGCCGCCTTCGGCGCTGGCAGCCATGCCGATCGCGGAGCTTCCGGCGCTGCGCACGATCGCCGTGGCCGGTGAGGCTTGCCCGCCCGACGTGCTGGCCCGCTGGGAGCGGCCCGGACGACGCTTGATCAACGCCTACGGCCCCACCGAGACGACGGTCTGCGCGACGATGGCCGAGGTTCTCGACAGCAGCCAGCGCCCACCGATCGGGCGTCCGATCGACAACACGCAGGTGTTTGTGCTCGACGATCAACTCCAGCCGGTGCCCCTGGGCGTTCCCGGCGAGGTCTTGATCGGCGGTCTGGGGCTGGCGCGGGGCTACCACCACCGGCCCGACCTGACGGCGGAGCGCTTCGTGCCGCATCCCTTCAGTGAGGCCGGGTACCCTCAGGGTGGCGCGCGGCTCTATCGCACAGGCGATCTCGCGCGCTGGCTGCCCGACGGCTCGCTCGACTATCTCAGGCGGCGCGACGATCAGATCAAGCTGCGGGGCTTCCGCATCGAGCTGGGCGAGATCGAGGCCGTGCTCCGGCAGCATCCTTCCGTCTGCCAGTGCGTGGTCGTGGTGCGCAACGCCGGCCACGACGCGCAGCGGCTGGTAGCGTACGTGGTAGAAGAACAAAGAACGGGCGCCCTCTGGGCACACAACGAACAAAACGAGAACCAGGAACCTGAAACTTGGAACCTGGAACTTGGAACTCGAACCTCGAACCTCGAAACCTTGACCTCGGAACTGCGGCAGTTCCTGGAGGCAAGGCTGCCGGGCTATATGATCCCGTCGGCGTTCGTGGTGCTCGACGCGCTACCGGTGACACCCAGCGGCAAGCTCGATCGCACGGCGCTGCCGGAGCCTGAGGCCGCCCTGCCCGATGTCGACTGGGTCGCGCCGCGCGACCGCTGGGAGCTGGACGTGGCGCGGCTGTGGCAGGAGCTACTCCAGAGCGGGCCGGTCGGCGTCGACGACGACTTCTTCAAGCGCGGCGGCGACTCGCTGCTGGCCGTGCGGCTGGTGGCGCGGATCGAACAGGAGCTTGGCCGACGCATCCAGGTCGCGTCGCTGATTGGCGCGTCGAGCGTCGCGCAGATTGCTGCGATGCTCCGGCAGCAGCCAGCCGAGCAGGAGTGGTCGCCGCTGGTGGCGATCCAGCCCGGCGGCAGCCGACCGCCGCTCTTCTGCGTCCATCCGATCGGCGGGCATGTGCTGTGTTACGTCAAGATGGCGCAGGAGATCGGCCTCGATCAGCCATGCTACGGCCTTCAGGCGCGCGGCCTGGAGCAGGACGAGCCGCCGCCGATGTCGATCGAGGCGATGGCAACCGATTACCTCGCGGCGATCCGCGCGGTCCAGCCACACGGCCCCTACCTGCTGAGCGGCTGGTCCTTCGGCGGCGTAGTCGCCTTCGAGATGGCGCAGCAGCTTCTACGGCAAGGCGAGGAAGTTGCGCTGCTGGCGCTGCTCGACAGCAGCCTCGACCCGCCGATCCAGGCCGCGCTGACGCCGACCGAGGAGATCCTGAATCTGGCCTGGGGCCTCGGCGGGATCTTCGGCAAAGAGCTGGGCCTGACCGCCGAAGAGCTGGAGGGCCGTGATCAGGAGGAGCAGCTCGCCTACCTGCTGGATCGCATCCGGCACATGGAGCTGCTGCCCGCCGACATCGGCCTGCCGCAGATGCGGCGCTACCTGGCGATCTTCCGTACCAGCGTCACGGCGGCACATAGCTACGTCCCGCAGGTCTACCCAGAGTCGATCCTGCTGCTGCTGGCCGAAGAATCGCAGCCGGGCTTGCAGGAGAAGCGCGAGGCCGACTGGAGCGCTGTCGCCGCTGGCGGCCTGATCATCGACAATGTGCCCGGCAACCACTACTCGATGATGCGCGACCCGGATCAGATGGCCCGGCGGCTCAGAGCCGAGCTGGACCGAGTGATTGCCGGTATGGATTCCGCAACCGAAGCACACGCTGCAACACAGCTCCCTGTATAAAGGAGTACACCGATGCTCATACGACGGCTGGGAAAGATTCTGGGCTGGATTGTGCTGATCCTGCTGATCGTGGTGCTTGCCACGGGCGCGGGCGGCTACTTCTACGTCCGGCGCTCGCTGCCGCAGGTACACGGCGTCGTCAAGGTGCCGGGGCTGAGCGCGCCCGTCGAGATCCGGCGCGACCGCGACGCGGTGCCGCATATCTACGCCCAGAGTCGACAGGATGCGCTCTTTGGGCTGGGCTTTGTCCACGCGCAAGATCGGCTGTGGCAGATGGAGTTCTACCGCCGCAGCGGCCAGGGCCGTCTCTCGGAGATCCTGGGCGACTCGACGATCACCGCCGACCGCTTTACCCGCGCGACCGGGATGCACCGGGCCGCGCAGAGCGCCTGGGAGGATCTGCCCGAAGACATCAAAGTTGACGTGAGCGCCTATGTCGCCGGGATCAACGCGCTGATCGACGGCGGTGGCACGCTGCCGCCTGAGTTTATCGCGATGGGCCACAGGCCGGAGCCATGGACCGGCGCGGATGTGATGCTGTGGGCCAAGCTGCTGTCGTGGGCGCTCGGCGGCGCGGGCATCGAAGACGAGCTATTCCGCTCCAGCCTGATCGACGAGGTCGGGCCGGAGCGTGCGGCGCAGCTCATCCCCGACTACGCGCCCGATGGGCTGAGCATCCTCTCGCCGAGCGGACAGCCGCCGCATGCCGCGCAGCAATCGTGGCGCGAGAGCCTGGCGACCAGAGAGCTATCCGGCGAGGCATTGCGCAGCGGAAACTACGAGGCGCTGATCGCGCTCGACGAGCAGACGCGCGCCCTGTTGCAGCTTGACGACGCGCAGCGCTACGGCGTCGGCTCGAACAACTGGGTCGTCTCCGGTGCCAAAAGCTTCACCGGCAAGCCGCTGCTGGCGAACGATCCGCATCTGGCGGCCACAATGCCATCGCGCTGGTATCTGGCGCATCTCTCCGGCGGCGATATGGATGTGATCGGCGCGACGATCCCCGGCCTGCCCGCCGTCGTCGTCGGTCGCAACCGCACGATCGCCTGGGGCATGAGCAGCAATCACGTCGATAGTGTCGATTTCTTCCGCGAGCGCCTCGACTCGACCGGGACGATGGCCGAGTTTCAGGGCCAGATGGAGCCGATGACGATCATCACCGAGACGATCAAGGTCAAGGGCGGGGCCGATGTGCAGGTGCCCGTGCGCATCACTCGTCACGGCCCGCTGCTCTCCGACGCGATCGTCGCCAACCGCCGCCCCGGCTCGCTTGAGTCGCAGCTCCCACCGCTGGAGCCGCTGGCGATGCAGTGGATCGGCCTGATGGAGGGCGATAAGACCGTCGGCGCGTTTCTCAAGCTCAACCGCGCGCAAAACTGGGAGGCGTTTCAGGATGCGCTGCGCGACTACGACGGCCCCTCGCAGAACTTCATCTACGCCGATACCGAGGGCAATATCGGCTTCTACCTGCCGGGCCGCCTGCCAACTCGCATGCGCGATACCGCGTCGATCCCGGTCGAGGGCTGGTCGGGAGCCTATGAGTGGACCGGCTGGGTGCCCTTCGAGGAGCTGCCGCACAGCTACAACCCGCCTGAGCATTTCATCGTCACGGCCAATAATCGCCCCTTCGATCGAAGCTATCCCTACTTCCTGGGCCGTGGCTGGCTGATCCCCTACCGCGCCGAGCGGATCATGGAGCTGATCACGAGCAAAGACACGTTCAGCCTCGACGACTTCGCGACCATGCAGGGCGATACCGTCTCGATCATGGCGCGGCAGACGCTACCGGAGCTGCTCAAGCTGGCGACGCCCAAGACCGAGCAGGAGCGGCAGGCTATCGCGCTGCTCCGCGACTGGAACTACGACATGCGCGGCGATAGCGCCGCCGCCGCGATCTTTGCCGCCTGGATCGATCCGCTGCCGCGCACGCTGGTCGAGGACGAGCTTGGGCCGCGTCTCGGCAGACGCTGGCGCGGCGGTATCGAGAACTACGTCGGCACGTTCGTCGCCAGCACGCTGCGCGAGCGCGACAATCCCTGGTGCGATAACGCGAAGACCCAGCCGCGCGAAGATTGCGCCGCCGTCGTGAATGAGGCGCTGAGCGCCGCTATACAGCATCTTACGCAGAAGATGGG
This Herpetosiphonaceae bacterium DNA region includes the following protein-coding sequences:
- a CDS encoding amino acid adenylation domain-containing protein, yielding ALRQGDLAGAAPSVIGAPLRDLAVYVLDAGMQPVPIGVPGEIYVGGAGVARGYLGRPDLTAARFVPDALSGHAGGRLYRSGDLARYLPNGDLHYLGRIDQQVKVRGFRIELGEIEAALAQHPAIREVLVLARADGQGEQRLVAYLVGEPGNTGTPEQTNQEHREHQAPEPPNAARETPTSQRGTVNVDLRSFLKTTLPDYMVPSAFIWLDAFPLTTNGKIDRRALPEPDQSRPELGTALVAPRTPTEEALAAAWAEVLGIERVGVYDNFFGLGGDSIRSLQVVAAARARGIGITIQQMFEHQTIAELAEMITPNALPSPQLASFDQLSPADREKLPPDVEIAYPLATLQSGMLFHSAASPEAALYHDCFSFHLRAPYDPAALHSALDSLSARHAVLRTSFDLSRFEQPLQLVHAHAEVPLTIDDLRALDPSAQEAALAEWLAVEQHTPFDWTHAPLLRVALHRRTDATFQLTLSCHHAVLDGWSVALLIGELFQLYRAALGRSVQSLPAPGQSFADFVALEQQALNDPAQLDYWRARLDGSTLTTVPRWGPPQPEAEQAASRAELDIPPEVVDGLRRLAQTTNVPFKSVLLAAHLRVLSLLGDQTDIVTGLVINGRPETERSDRTLGMFLNTIPLRLNLAGGTWSDLVRATFAAERDALPYRRYPLARLQQQLGGQPLFETAFNFVHFHVLQSLEADDAIEGIGGTAIARTNFPLAAHFSQDPATGELQLALDYDPTLLRSAQVDAYGGYYARTLAAMAREPLARYETIDLLTEAERRYLLVDWSTTAAPSQERCVHELFAAQAAQTPEATAVVFVDGDATERLSYAELDRRADRLAHELQAHGVRPEMRIGLYLDRSPELIVAILGVLKSGGAYVPLDPTYPAERLRFMLTDADVSIVLTRQQLTQQLTELDPARSHVLCLDADWPMIEAAEMRGPAARVLPEQLAYMIYTSGSTGQPKGVLVPHRGIGNLAQAQIAAFDVRPDSRVLQFAALSFDAAVSEICMALLAGAALYLAPRETLLPGPGLLDLMDRHAIDVVTLPPSALAAMPIAELPALRTIAVAGEACPPDVLARWERPGRRLINAYGPTETTVCATMAEVLDSSQRPPIGRPIDNTQVFVLDDQLQPVPLGVPGEVLIGGLGLARGYHHRPDLTAERFVPHPFSEAGYPQGGARLYRTGDLARWLPDGSLDYLRRRDDQIKLRGFRIELGEIEAVLRQHPSVCQCVVVVRNAGHDAQRLVAYVVEEQRTGALWAHNEQNENQEPETWNLELGTRTSNLETLTSELRQFLEARLPGYMIPSAFVVLDALPVTPSGKLDRTALPEPEAALPDVDWVAPRDRWELDVARLWQELLQSGPVGVDDDFFKRGGDSLLAVRLVARIEQELGRRIQVASLIGASSVAQIAAMLRQQPAEQEWSPLVAIQPGGSRPPLFCVHPIGGHVLCYVKMAQEIGLDQPCYGLQARGLEQDEPPPMSIEAMATDYLAAIRAVQPHGPYLLSGWSFGGVVAFEMAQQLLRQGEEVALLALLDSSLDPPIQAALTPTEEILNLAWGLGGIFGKELGLTAEELEGRDQEEQLAYLLDRIRHMELLPADIGLPQMRRYLAIFRTSVTAAHSYVPQVYPESILLLLAEESQPGLQEKREADWSAVAAGGLIIDNVPGNHYSMMRDPDQMARRLRAELDRVIAGMDSATEAHAATQLPV
- a CDS encoding penicillin acylase family protein, giving the protein MLIRRLGKILGWIVLILLIVVLATGAGGYFYVRRSLPQVHGVVKVPGLSAPVEIRRDRDAVPHIYAQSRQDALFGLGFVHAQDRLWQMEFYRRSGQGRLSEILGDSTITADRFTRATGMHRAAQSAWEDLPEDIKVDVSAYVAGINALIDGGGTLPPEFIAMGHRPEPWTGADVMLWAKLLSWALGGAGIEDELFRSSLIDEVGPERAAQLIPDYAPDGLSILSPSGQPPHAAQQSWRESLATRELSGEALRSGNYEALIALDEQTRALLQLDDAQRYGVGSNNWVVSGAKSFTGKPLLANDPHLAATMPSRWYLAHLSGGDMDVIGATIPGLPAVVVGRNRTIAWGMSSNHVDSVDFFRERLDSTGTMAEFQGQMEPMTIITETIKVKGGADVQVPVRITRHGPLLSDAIVANRRPGSLESQLPPLEPLAMQWIGLMEGDKTVGAFLKLNRAQNWEAFQDALRDYDGPSQNFIYADTEGNIGFYLPGRLPTRMRDTASIPVEGWSGAYEWTGWVPFEELPHSYNPPEHFIVTANNRPFDRSYPYFLGRGWLIPYRAERIMELITSKDTFSLDDFATMQGDTVSIMARQTLPELLKLATPKTEQERQAIALLRDWNYDMRGDSAAAAIFAAWIDPLPRTLVEDELGPRLGRRWRGGIENYVGTFVASTLRERDNPWCDNAKTQPREDCAAVVNEALSAAIQHLTQKMGNDLSTWRWDRVHSVVFGHQPFTATPVLESLLDRRIGHGGTWGTVNIGNPALEANFDQFQSASYRQLVDLSSTQNDRFIIAIGQSGNPLSPHYDDYLDDWHAVRYRSLRLDREVVDRDQQALLRLEP